A stretch of DNA from Planococcus antarcticus DSM 14505:
AACTAATGCCGCTGCCAGAGTACGGGGCAAACGCAATTCATATATAATTTGATGGGTCGTTAAGGTTTCATCATATTGAAAAATTCCACTCCAAACCGTTCTAAAGTCAATATCTGCTGCTCCAAGGGAAATCGAAATTCCAAATGAAATAACCAATAAAGCAAGCCCGCCGATAAGGATAACCGAGGCAAATATTGGCCTGGACCTTATCTTTTCACTACCATCATTATCGTCCTCTAAAGTAGCAGAGGTAGTGTTATCCGGCTTTCTTTTTTGTAATATCATGCTGTATACCGCCCTTTGTAACTCTTTTTCCTCAAAATGAGAATCGTTATCATATATTTTATGATAGAGGAACGTTTCTGATACGTCAATAATGAGAATAATAATCATTTACAATGTGATTGATATCCCTTATTATTAAAGCGACAATTTAAAACAATATTAGGAGTGAACACATATGCTATCCGAAAAATTACAGGAATATCTGGAAGAACATTCCGTCACTATCGGTCACGAAAAAGATTCATTTCTCGTAAAAGATCTTATCGATAAGCCTGCTTTAGCAAAACAAATGATTCAGATTCAAACCCAACAGATGAATCAATGTACCCCGATCATCACTGGAACCATCTTTGGCAAAAGATATTCAGTTCTTGCAATGGTCTTTCTTGATTTATATATAAAATACGGCATTTTGCTCGACCTTCAGCCATCCAACGTAGGTATTGTGCTACGAAACAGCGGAGGTATGCGATATACGCTTGGGGAAAATGCGATCCCTCTTTCCAAGAACCTATCTTCTGTTCAAGAAAGAATGAAGATGAAGGTTTTTATCAAAGATCACCTTCTTCCTCTTTTTTCTGCCATATCGAAAGAAACTAAGAGCCAGGAAAGTCATATGCATTCCTTGGTCAGCCACAATTTTTTCCAAAAATCTTCCGCTTTAAAAGAATCTTCCCCCGAGCAATCATGTTTAATCGATGAAACACTTTCTTTTCTCTTATCAGAGTATGGAGTAAGACAAAAAAATGGAGAATTATACCGCCACGAATATCGCCTCTACAGCTCACCGGATGAGCCAGAAAAATTTTATTTACGCAACCATTGTTGCCTGTCCTATCTCTTGCATGACGGGGATAAAAACCGCTGCTGCAGAACTTGTCCTCTACTATCAGAAGATCAACGACAAAAAGGTTGAATTCCCAATTATGGGTATTCAACCTTTTTACATCCAGTGATTTTCTATTCTATATATGAAAGAACTTCATCGACAATCTGAGTTCGACCAATTACTCCCCAACTCTTGTAAATCCAAAAGTCTGTTTCTTGGACGTTACCCTGCTGAACAGCAGGGAGGCCTTGCCATAAAGAACTTTCTTTAATAGTCCCCATATTGTCCGGACCACCAGAAGAATCAACTTGCAGGAAAATATAATCTGTATTTATTTCTGGAATCACTTCCAACGATAAGTCTTTTCGTTCTAGCGGATCTGTTAAATCAGACGGTTCAAACCCTAAATCGTTGTAAAGCAATGTGTTCATTGGATGTCCCGATTCTGCATATAACTGAATGGCATCTTTTCGGATTCTAAGAAAGGCGAGGCCCTTGTTTTCAAGTCCACTGATTTGTTCCTTCCCATCCACTACTTTCTGGTCTAACTCTTTTATTTTTTGTTCTGCAAGTTCTATTTTCCCATAAATTTCTGCGATTTTCAAGAAATCCTCCTGCCAGAAATTCGGGTCATTTGAGGCTTCGGGATCCTCTGTACCTAAGACAATAGTAGGTGCAATCTTAGCGAGGTCATCATACACCTCTGAAGCAAGGTAATCATCAATGATGATTAAATCCGGAGATAAAGATAGTATTTTCTCCAAGTCAATAGAAGCTTGATTACCTACTATTTCAACCCCCTCTAATTGATCAGCAAGATACGGTATATATCCTCCTCCATATTGCTCTTCACCAGTTACTGCATAGGGTTTTTCTTCTAGAGCAAGAATATGATCCGTGAACGATGGACGTAAGGATAAAACTCGATCCAATTTTTCAGGAATTTCTGTTTCTCCATATAAATGCTCTATTATGCGTTTATCCTGAGCATTTGTATCTCCATTTGATGAAGAAGCTTCATCTGTGGATCTATTCTCACTACCGCATGCAGCTAAAAATACTAAGATTGTTAACATAGCGATTATGAATGGTACTATATTTTTTGTCATTATATATTCCTCCAGTTGAAAAATTTTTTATTCTTTGATAATGATAATCAATATCAAATATAAAAGCAAGGGTTATTTTTTTTATTTATCTTTCTGAATTAATTAGAAGCAGTGTTGCAAACATTGAATTTGTACCACTGCTTTTTTATGTCTCAC
This window harbors:
- a CDS encoding ABC transporter substrate-binding protein; amino-acid sequence: MTKNIVPFIIAMLTILVFLAACGSENRSTDEASSSNGDTNAQDKRIIEHLYGETEIPEKLDRVLSLRPSFTDHILALEEKPYAVTGEEQYGGGYIPYLADQLEGVEIVGNQASIDLEKILSLSPDLIIIDDYLASEVYDDLAKIAPTIVLGTEDPEASNDPNFWQEDFLKIAEIYGKIELAEQKIKELDQKVVDGKEQISGLENKGLAFLRIRKDAIQLYAESGHPMNTLLYNDLGFEPSDLTDPLERKDLSLEVIPEINTDYIFLQVDSSGGPDNMGTIKESSLWQGLPAVQQGNVQETDFWIYKSWGVIGRTQIVDEVLSYIE